From the Hevea brasiliensis isolate MT/VB/25A 57/8 chromosome 15, ASM3005281v1, whole genome shotgun sequence genome, one window contains:
- the LOC131173838 gene encoding beta-glucosidase 18-like codes for MKKACFVLVLFLSSIALMIDRCSCLDRSQFPPSFLFGTATSSYQIEGAYLEGNKGLSNWDVFTHVSGTNTADGSNGDVADDHYHLFLDDIELMHSLGVNSYRFSISWVRILPKGRFGEINSEGITFYNKLVDALLLKGIEPVVTLHHFDVPQELEDRYGAWLSSQIQDDFGYFADICFQAFGDRVKHWITLNEANMAAQYGYYSGIWPPNRCSYPVGKCKAGNSELEPYIAAHNMILAHATATEIYRKKYQEKQGGKIGIVLHIYWYEPLRDIPADRVAAQRALGFIAAWFMDPIMFGEYPPEMQQIVGLRLPTFSVEDKRKLANKLDFIGINHYSTLYAKDCLLTPCNYHDDLLKDTFTYGTGEKDGVLIGEPTAMPTFYVVPNSMEKTIMYFKDRYNNTPMYITENGYAQPSSKNIEDMLNDVNRLEYMQGYLTSLASAIRNGADVRGYFHWSLIDNFEWTYGYTISFGLYHVDRRTMQRTPKRSAKWFQHFLKNESGFFLA; via the exons ATGAAGAAAGCCTGTTTTGTGTTGGTTCTCTTCCTATCATCAATAGCGTTGATGATAGACAGGTGTTCATGTTTGGACCGTAGCCAATTCCCTCCTTCTTTTCTCTTTGGTACCGCAACTTCTTCTTATCAG ATTGAAGGAGCATACTTGGAAGGCAACAAAGGCCTAAGCAATTGGGATGTATTTACTCACGTATCTGGTACAAATACTGCGGATGGAAGCAATGGGGATGTAGCTGATGATCACTATCATCTATTTTTG GACGACATAGAGTTAATGCATTCCCTTGGAGTAAATTCATATAGATTTTCGATTTCATGGGTCAGAATTCTTCCAA AGGGTAGATTTGGAGAGATCAATTCTGAAGGAATTACATTTTACAATAAGCTTGTTGATGCTCTTTTGCTCAAAG GAATAGAACCAGTTGTTACCTTGCATCATTTTGATGTTCCTCAAGAACTAGAAGATCGATACGGCGCTTGGCTAAGTTCTCAAATACA GGATGATTTCGGCTACTTCGCAGATATCTGCTTCCAAGCTTTTGGAGACAGAGTCAAACATTGGATTACACTCAATGAAGCTAACATGGCAGCCCAATATGGCTACTACAGTGGAATATGGCCACCAAATCGATGCTCTTACCCTGTAGGCAAATGTAAAGCTGGGAACTCTGAGTTAGAGCCTTACATTGCTGCACATAATATGATATTAGCGCATGCCACAGCAACTGAAATTTACCGGAAGAAGTATCAG GAAAAACAAGGAGGAAAAATTGGCATTGTATTACATATCTACTGGTATGAGCCATTGAGAGATATTCCAGCCGATCGTGTGGCTGCTCAACGAGCTTTAGGTTTCATTGCCGCATG GTTTATGGATCCCATTATGTTTGGAGAGTATCCGCCAGAGATGCAACAGATTGTAGGTCTAAGGCTACCAACATTTTCAGTGGAGGATAAGAGGAAACTAGCAAACAAATTGGATTTCATTGGAATCAACCATTATAGCACCCTCTATGCAAAGGATTGTTTGTTGACACCATGCAATTATCATGATGATTTACTTAAAGATACCTTTACTTATGGAACTGGAGAGAAAGATGGAGTTCTTATAGGAGAGCCA ACAGCAATGCCTACCTTCTATGTTGTTCCAAATAGCATGGAGAAGACAATCATGTACTTCAAAGATAGATACAACAACACGCCCATGTACATCACAGAAAATG GATATGCACAGCCTAGCAGCAAAAACATTGAAGATATGCTCAATGACGTGAACAGGTTAGAGTACATGCAGGGTTACCTCACTTCTTTGGCTTCAGCAATTAG GAATGGAGCAGATGTGAGAGGCTACTTCCATTGGTCTCTGATAGACAATTTTGAGTGGACTTATGGTTATACAATAAGCTTCGGATTGTATCATGTAGACCGCAGAACAATGCAAAGAACACCAAAGAGATCAGCCAAATGGTTCCAGCATTTCTTGAAAAATGAATCTGGTTTTTTTCTTGCCTAA
- the LOC131173837 gene encoding beta-glucosidase 18-like: MKKACFVLVLFLSSIALMIDRCSCLDRSQFPPSFLFGTATSSYQIEGAYLEGNKGLSNWDVFTHVSGTNTADGSNGDVADDHYHLFLDDIELMHSLGVNSYRFSISWVRILPKGRFGEINSEGITFYNKLVDALLLKGIEPVVTLHHFDVPQELEDRYGAWLSSQIQDDFGYFADICFQAFGDRVKHWITLNEANMAAQYGYYSGIWPPNRCSYPVGKCKAGNSELEPYIAAHNMILAHATATEIYRKKYQEKQGGKIGIVLHIYWYEPLRDIPADRVAAQRALGFIAAWFMDPIMFGEYPPEMQQIVGLRLPTFSVEDKRKLANKLDFIGINHYSTLYAKDCLLTPCNYHDDLLKDTFTYGTGEKDGVLIGEPTAMPTFYVVPNSMEKTIMYFKDRYNNTPMYITENGYAQPSSKNIEDMLNDVNRLEYMQGYLTSLASAIRNGADVRGYFHWSLIDNFEWTYGYTISFGLYHVDRRTMQRTPKRSAKWFQHFLKNESGFFLA; this comes from the exons ATGAAGAAAGCCTGTTTTGTGTTGGTTCTCTTCCTATCATCAATAGCGTTGATGATAGACAGGTGTTCATGTTTGGACCGTAGCCAATTCCCTCCTTCTTTTCTCTTTGGTACCGCAACTTCTTCTTATCAG ATTGAAGGAGCATACTTGGAAGGCAACAAAGGCCTAAGCAATTGGGATGTATTTACTCACGTATCTGGTACAAATACTGCGGATGGAAGCAATGGGGATGTAGCTGATGATCACTATCATCTATTTTTG GACGACATAGAGTTGATGCATTCCCTTGGAGTAAATTCATATAGATTTTCGATTTCATGGGTCAGAATTCTTCCAA AGGGTAGATTTGGAGAGATCAATTCTGAAGGAATTACATTTTACAATAAGCTTGTTGATGCTCTTTTGCTCAAAG GAATAGAACCAGTTGTTACCTTGCATCATTTTGATGTTCCTCAAGAACTAGAAGATCGATACGGCGCTTGGCTAAGTTCTCAAATACA GGATGATTTCGGCTACTTCGCAGATATCTGCTTCCAAGCTTTTGGAGACAGAGTCAAACATTGGATTACACTCAATGAAGCTAACATGGCAGCCCAATATGGCTACTACAGTGGAATATGGCCACCAAATCGATGCTCTTACCCTGTAGGCAAATGTAAAGCTGGGAACTCTGAGTTAGAGCCTTACATTGCTGCACATAATATGATATTAGCGCATGCCACAGCAACTGAAATTTACCGGAAGAAGTATCAG GAAAAACAAGGAGGAAAAATTGGCATTGTATTACATATCTACTGGTATGAGCCATTGAGAGATATTCCAGCCGATCGTGTGGCTGCTCAACGAGCTTTAGGTTTCATTGCCGCATG GTTTATGGATCCCATTATGTTTGGAGAGTATCCGCCAGAGATGCAACAGATTGTAGGTCTAAGGCTACCAACATTTTCAGTGGAGGATAAGAGGAAACTAGCAAACAAATTGGATTTCATTGGAATCAACCATTATAGCACCCTCTATGCAAAGGATTGTTTGTTGACACCATGCAATTATCATGATGATTTACTTAAAGATACCTTTACTTATGGAACTGGAGAGAAAGATGGAGTTCTTATAGGAGAGCCA ACAGCAATGCCTACCTTCTATGTTGTTCCAAATAGCATGGAGAAGACAATCATGTACTTCAAAGATAGATACAACAACACGCCCATGTACATCACAGAAAATG GATATGCACAGCCTAGCAGCAAAAACATTGAAGATATGCTCAATGACGTGAACAGGTTAGAGTACATGCAGGGTTACCTCACTTCTTTGGCTTCAGCAATTAG GAATGGAGCAGATGTGAGAGGCTACTTCCATTGGTCTCTGATAGACAATTTTGAGTGGACTTATGGTTATACAATAAGCTTCGGATTGTATCATGTAGACCGCAGAACAATGCAAAGAACACCAAAGAGATCAGCCAAATGGTTCCAGCATTTCTTGAAAAATGAATCTGGTTTTTTTCTTGCCTAA